The following coding sequences are from one Corallococcus caeni window:
- a CDS encoding sensor histidine kinase produces MPLSLADFLFQSRDVLQDAWLHEAPGSGDTFSHGLSAVAARMANPDARVADALARELSLLVQGSDGHPTTTNFRRLRDTVLRLWRERGGAGPGDEDQVERFHDAVDAVEAAALEAHVQARLLASREAAEAARERGAPDTAGPGRWEDIFTHLGVGVAVMGAEDSTFMAANPALARMHGQPAEALKGLKLEDLVAPESRGALPRHMAAASSKPFHEYEALHLRRDGSRFPAFVHVTSLRDATGRRVGRAATVLDITQRRQAEAERQRLLATIEAERARLAAVLDQLPAGVLIAEAPSGRLLLGNRALESLLGHPFRPSASLADYESSHQIFSAENEPLADDAWPMARALRTGETRQAEPLQVRRPDGTTAHLLGSSAPVRDRDNQIVAGVVTLVDVTERRRAEEAAREAAQFGERLIAIVSHDLRNPLNAIQLSVTKLLHGDALQERDRKAVSRIARSGERMARMISELLDFTRSRLGGGIPIERVPGDVRMVVRQAVEELEAAWPERSLTLHVGSGRYDGAWDADRLLQVVSNLGGNALQYSPPDSPVRFSLTDADAHVVLEVQNGGDPIPPDLLPRLFDPFRRGAGGNTHGGLGLGLYIVEQVVKGHGGRIEVRSRASEGTVFRVVLPREPASPAVPAQ; encoded by the coding sequence GTGCCCCTGTCCCTCGCCGACTTCCTCTTCCAGTCCCGCGACGTCCTCCAGGACGCATGGCTCCACGAAGCGCCCGGCTCCGGCGACACCTTCTCCCACGGGCTGTCCGCGGTGGCGGCCCGGATGGCGAACCCGGACGCGCGCGTCGCCGACGCCCTGGCGCGCGAGCTGTCGCTCCTGGTGCAGGGCTCCGACGGGCACCCCACGACGACGAACTTCCGGCGCCTGCGCGACACGGTGCTGCGGCTGTGGCGCGAGCGCGGCGGCGCGGGCCCGGGTGACGAGGACCAGGTGGAGCGCTTCCACGACGCCGTGGACGCGGTGGAGGCCGCGGCGCTGGAGGCGCACGTCCAGGCCCGGCTGCTCGCGTCGCGCGAGGCGGCGGAGGCGGCGCGCGAGCGGGGCGCCCCGGACACGGCCGGGCCCGGGCGCTGGGAGGACATCTTCACGCACCTGGGTGTGGGCGTGGCGGTGATGGGCGCGGAGGACAGCACGTTCATGGCGGCGAACCCCGCGCTCGCGCGCATGCACGGGCAGCCCGCCGAAGCGCTGAAGGGCCTGAAGCTGGAGGACCTGGTGGCGCCCGAGTCCCGGGGCGCGCTGCCCCGGCACATGGCCGCCGCCAGCTCCAAGCCGTTCCACGAATACGAAGCGCTGCACCTGCGCCGCGACGGCAGCCGCTTCCCCGCGTTCGTGCACGTGACGTCCCTGCGGGACGCGACGGGCCGCCGCGTGGGCCGCGCCGCCACGGTGCTGGACATCACCCAGCGCCGTCAGGCGGAGGCCGAGCGCCAGCGCCTGCTGGCCACCATCGAGGCGGAGCGCGCGCGGCTGGCGGCGGTGCTGGACCAGCTCCCCGCGGGAGTGCTCATCGCGGAGGCGCCCAGCGGCCGGCTGCTGTTGGGCAACCGCGCGCTGGAGTCGCTGCTGGGCCATCCGTTCCGGCCCTCGGCCAGCCTCGCGGACTACGAGTCGTCACACCAGATCTTCTCCGCGGAGAACGAGCCGCTGGCGGACGACGCGTGGCCCATGGCCCGTGCGCTGCGCACCGGCGAGACGCGCCAGGCGGAGCCGCTCCAGGTGCGCCGGCCGGACGGCACCACCGCGCACCTCCTGGGCTCCAGCGCGCCCGTGCGCGACCGGGACAACCAGATTGTCGCGGGCGTCGTCACGCTGGTGGACGTCACCGAGCGCCGCCGCGCGGAAGAGGCCGCGCGGGAAGCGGCGCAGTTCGGCGAGCGGCTCATCGCCATCGTCAGCCACGACCTGAGAAACCCCCTCAACGCCATCCAGCTGTCCGTCACCAAGCTCCTGCACGGCGACGCGCTCCAGGAGCGTGACCGCAAGGCGGTGTCCCGCATCGCGCGCTCCGGCGAGCGCATGGCGCGGATGATTTCGGAGCTGCTCGACTTCACCCGCAGCCGGCTGGGCGGCGGCATCCCCATCGAGCGGGTGCCCGGCGACGTGCGCATGGTGGTGCGCCAGGCGGTGGAGGAGCTGGAGGCGGCGTGGCCGGAGCGCTCGCTCACGCTGCACGTGGGCTCGGGCCGCTACGACGGCGCCTGGGACGCGGACCGGCTGCTCCAGGTGGTGAGCAACCTGGGCGGCAACGCGCTCCAGTACAGCCCGCCGGACTCCCCCGTGCGCTTCAGCCTGACGGACGCGGACGCGCACGTGGTGCTGGAGGTGCAGAACGGCGGAGACCCCATCCCGCCGGACCTGCTGCCGCGCCTGTTCGACCCCTTCCGGCGCGGCGCGGGAGGCAACACGCACGGCGGCCTGGGGCTGGGGCTCTACATCGTCGAACAGGTGGTGAAGGGCCACGGGGGCCGCATCGAGGTGCGCTCGCGTGCGTCCGAGGGCACCGTCTTCCGCGTCGTCCTGCCCCGCGAGCCGGCGTCGCCCGCGGTGCCGGCTCAGT
- a CDS encoding YqiA/YcfP family alpha/beta fold hydrolase translates to MNAPPSTSASGPRWLYLHGFASGPASAKGVWLDAHWAKQGITLTRLNLRVPSLEHLGLHAMLDTVRDALGAPNDRAVVIGSSLGGLVAARTAEADARVSALVLLAPAFHFVEQLQRRMGPNAWAEWKRTGFLETDDHAEKRRARVHHGIVEEAQALDAKRGPWPDVRVPTLIIHGRQDDTCDVRYSREWARDKRHVRLVEVDDGHELTASLELIAREADAFLTPWRGVEPARQVFTGR, encoded by the coding sequence ATGAACGCGCCGCCCTCCACCTCCGCCTCCGGTCCCCGCTGGCTCTACCTGCACGGCTTCGCCTCCGGCCCGGCTTCCGCCAAGGGCGTCTGGCTGGACGCGCACTGGGCGAAGCAGGGCATCACGCTCACGCGCCTCAACCTGCGCGTGCCGTCACTGGAGCACCTGGGCCTGCACGCCATGCTGGACACCGTGCGGGACGCGCTGGGCGCCCCTAATGACCGCGCGGTCGTCATCGGCTCCAGCCTGGGCGGGCTCGTCGCCGCGCGCACCGCGGAAGCGGACGCACGCGTGAGCGCGCTGGTGCTGCTGGCGCCCGCCTTCCACTTCGTGGAGCAGCTCCAGCGCCGCATGGGCCCCAACGCCTGGGCGGAGTGGAAGCGCACGGGCTTCCTGGAGACGGACGACCACGCGGAGAAGCGCCGCGCGCGCGTGCACCACGGCATCGTGGAGGAGGCCCAGGCCCTGGACGCGAAGCGCGGCCCCTGGCCCGACGTGCGCGTGCCCACGCTCATCATCCACGGTCGACAGGATGACACCTGCGACGTGCGCTATTCGCGCGAGTGGGCCAGGGACAAGCGCCACGTCCGGCTGGTGGAGGTGGATGACGGCCACGAACTGACCGCGTCGCTGGAGCTCATCGCGAGGGAGGCGGATGCCTTCCTCACGCCGTGGCGGGGTGTGGAGCCCGCCCGGCAGGTGTTCACTGGCCGCTGA
- a CDS encoding esterase family protein: MNREYHRWHSPRLNRDMEVLVYGHSGEPVILVPTSKGRFYQAEDFGLIGAIADGIAAGRYVVVCVDSVDEESWYNKAVAPAVRVARHAQWEDYLVQEVVPLVRGRAAGGRLTLAGCSLGGFHTYNVGLRHPDVFQRLISMGGKFETEDFLDGHHDEQVYFHTAPQWLPGLNDPGRLSALRRVEMTLAVGEHDFCRPSNENLSKLLWQKDIRNDLSIWDGGTHDWPVWRQMIRQYLPA, encoded by the coding sequence ATGAACCGCGAATACCACCGCTGGCACAGCCCGCGGCTGAACCGCGACATGGAAGTGCTGGTGTACGGGCACTCGGGCGAGCCCGTCATCCTGGTGCCCACGAGCAAGGGCCGCTTCTACCAGGCCGAGGACTTCGGCCTCATCGGCGCCATCGCGGACGGCATCGCCGCGGGCCGCTACGTCGTGGTGTGCGTGGACTCGGTGGATGAGGAGTCCTGGTACAACAAGGCCGTCGCCCCCGCCGTGCGCGTGGCCCGCCATGCCCAGTGGGAGGACTACCTGGTGCAGGAGGTGGTGCCGCTCGTGCGGGGCCGCGCCGCCGGAGGCCGCCTCACGCTCGCCGGGTGCAGCCTGGGCGGCTTCCACACGTACAACGTGGGCCTGCGCCACCCGGACGTCTTCCAGCGCCTCATCTCCATGGGCGGCAAGTTCGAGACGGAGGACTTCCTCGACGGCCACCACGACGAACAGGTGTACTTCCACACCGCGCCGCAGTGGCTGCCGGGCCTGAACGACCCCGGGCGCCTGTCCGCCCTGCGCCGCGTGGAGATGACCCTGGCCGTGGGCGAGCACGACTTCTGCCGCCCCTCCAACGAGAACCTCTCCAAGCTCCTCTGGCAGAAGGACATCCGCAACGACCTGTCCATCTGGGACGGCGGCACCCACGACTGGCCCGTGTGGCGGCAGATGATCCGCCAGTACCTGCCGGCCTGA
- a CDS encoding bpX6 domain-containing protein, which translates to MSPVSGVVRPRAHVHRGTVVAAAWWFHPGTLGEVEARRRVLAAWRPGATVWALAGGHLLKLAAPCKCAVEAAPGLPLVLEAGVLTSAPLSAKERERLAPPAGAVVLVHAGVARMYVPGELRQVDPGAWLDVSAWRRVRVKGLGAPPPPMQSALEPLPPPTREWFGPKVPALAPEAERMLARMAGREVPVAREGLFARLRRAFSQKPGEATLTVRREGLFTRLRRAFRLDTEGASNTVTVGRAGLLDRLRSALSPGASGPGASSPGLWQRLFGSGSASAGSASASGADARPGWFSRLLAGMRGRDRATASRQGSLPAPGASARPAEPEGPGALERLKAWMLQNTPLGQLVGQRKGDYLRRLFELFEEGNLDEALRHAIPLGKDLDERARLALGVPGPREELRIQPHGRSGAAQSFGGGPALFEALRERYRETFRRLEREGRIDEAAFVLAELLDATEEAVSFLERHGRLQLAAELAEGRDLPASLVVRQWFLAKDVARAVSIARRSGVFADAVLRLEKTHPAEAQALRLLWAESLAEAGDWARAVDAVWPVSFARHLARAWVDRGIQAGGMSGAKLLARLSLGFPDGFGAAREDIQDLLSDDAPARAPERLAFATELLREAASPARSSLLVPTLRALMRDEAADVLPSNARLLQQLRALKDPAMDALRTDLPTPLPSLRRPWAEANDLPPVRVWMDRNDAGAHAVHDAVVLPGRRVLLALGEAGARLVGSDGRTLANFDVPAFSLVVSTQGDRALALARRGDLWRLSRLDLVERRATRGGDTELDAWAPTYDGERWFTAVRDTVSMVDTLAAEPRSLWRVSQVGGTVLKLAVDAQHLSFLVLHLSPGQDFERLERWSYVLAGGPTLRGRTNMPDLAGAPDALALTPDGEAVAGRIAVPEGAGAGPWSYLAPIAARRFHIPSPQGEERVGAVLGQAWSVTRFQKGELHTAVLRDLAGHTRATVEFSGTPPQVVRLTEEWCAVHDLFGRVVWLDLTSGEVHRVPVV; encoded by the coding sequence GTGAGCCCCGTGTCCGGAGTCGTGCGTCCTCGTGCCCACGTGCATCGGGGCACCGTGGTGGCGGCGGCCTGGTGGTTCCATCCCGGAACGCTGGGCGAGGTCGAGGCACGCCGCCGCGTGCTCGCTGCGTGGAGGCCCGGCGCCACGGTCTGGGCGCTGGCGGGTGGGCACCTGTTGAAGCTGGCGGCGCCGTGCAAGTGCGCGGTGGAGGCCGCGCCCGGGCTGCCCCTGGTGCTGGAGGCCGGCGTGCTCACCAGCGCGCCGCTGAGCGCGAAGGAGCGCGAGCGATTGGCTCCGCCCGCGGGAGCCGTCGTGCTGGTGCATGCGGGCGTCGCGCGGATGTACGTGCCCGGGGAGCTGCGCCAGGTGGATCCGGGGGCGTGGCTGGACGTGTCGGCGTGGCGGCGCGTGCGGGTGAAGGGACTCGGAGCGCCGCCTCCGCCCATGCAGAGCGCGCTGGAGCCCCTGCCTCCACCCACGCGTGAGTGGTTCGGACCGAAGGTGCCCGCGCTCGCGCCCGAAGCGGAGCGCATGCTGGCGCGCATGGCCGGGAGGGAAGTCCCGGTGGCACGCGAGGGCCTCTTCGCGCGCCTGCGACGGGCCTTCTCACAGAAGCCCGGTGAAGCCACGCTGACCGTCCGCCGTGAAGGCCTGTTCACACGGCTGCGCCGGGCCTTCCGCTTGGACACGGAAGGTGCATCGAACACCGTGACCGTGGGGCGCGCGGGATTGCTCGACCGGCTGCGGAGCGCGTTGTCTCCAGGTGCCTCCGGCCCGGGCGCATCCAGCCCCGGCTTGTGGCAGCGACTCTTCGGCTCCGGCTCCGCGTCCGCTGGCTCCGCGTCCGCCTCGGGCGCCGATGCACGGCCGGGTTGGTTCTCACGGCTCCTCGCCGGGATGCGCGGGCGCGACAGGGCCACGGCTTCGCGGCAGGGCTCGCTGCCCGCACCGGGCGCCAGCGCACGCCCCGCCGAACCCGAAGGCCCCGGCGCGCTGGAGCGACTCAAGGCGTGGATGCTCCAGAACACGCCCCTGGGGCAGCTCGTGGGGCAGCGCAAGGGCGACTACCTTCGCCGCCTCTTCGAGCTCTTCGAGGAGGGCAACCTCGACGAAGCCCTGCGCCATGCCATCCCCCTGGGCAAGGACCTGGACGAACGCGCCCGGCTCGCGCTCGGAGTTCCCGGACCGCGTGAGGAGCTGCGCATCCAGCCTCATGGCCGCAGCGGTGCCGCGCAATCGTTCGGCGGTGGCCCCGCCCTGTTCGAGGCCCTGCGCGAGCGCTACCGCGAGACCTTCCGCCGCCTGGAGCGCGAAGGCCGCATCGACGAGGCCGCCTTCGTGCTCGCGGAGCTGCTGGACGCGACCGAGGAGGCCGTGTCCTTCCTGGAGCGCCACGGCCGCCTCCAGCTCGCGGCGGAGCTCGCCGAGGGCCGCGACCTCCCCGCGAGCCTCGTGGTGCGCCAGTGGTTCCTCGCGAAGGACGTGGCGCGCGCGGTGTCCATCGCACGGCGCTCGGGCGTGTTCGCGGACGCGGTGCTGCGACTGGAGAAGACGCACCCCGCCGAAGCCCAGGCCCTGCGCCTGCTGTGGGCGGAGTCGCTCGCGGAGGCCGGTGACTGGGCGCGCGCGGTGGACGCCGTGTGGCCCGTCAGCTTCGCGCGCCACCTCGCGCGGGCCTGGGTGGACCGAGGCATCCAGGCCGGTGGCATGAGCGGCGCGAAGCTCCTGGCGCGCCTGTCGCTCGGGTTCCCGGACGGCTTCGGCGCCGCGCGCGAGGACATCCAGGACCTGCTGTCGGACGACGCCCCCGCACGCGCACCGGAGCGCCTGGCCTTCGCCACGGAGCTGCTGCGCGAGGCCGCCTCCCCTGCGCGGAGCTCGCTCCTCGTTCCCACCCTCCGCGCGCTGATGCGCGACGAAGCCGCGGACGTCCTCCCTTCCAACGCCAGACTCCTCCAGCAGCTGCGCGCCCTGAAGGACCCGGCGATGGACGCGCTGCGCACGGACCTGCCCACGCCACTGCCCTCCCTCCGGCGCCCCTGGGCCGAAGCGAACGACCTGCCTCCGGTGCGCGTGTGGATGGACCGCAACGACGCGGGCGCCCACGCCGTGCATGACGCCGTGGTGCTGCCGGGACGGCGCGTGCTGCTCGCGCTGGGGGAGGCGGGCGCGCGGCTGGTGGGCTCGGACGGACGCACGCTCGCGAACTTCGACGTGCCGGCGTTCTCGCTCGTCGTGTCCACGCAGGGCGACCGCGCGCTCGCGCTGGCGCGCCGGGGCGACCTGTGGCGCCTGTCGCGGCTGGACCTGGTGGAGCGCCGGGCCACGCGCGGGGGCGACACGGAGCTGGACGCGTGGGCCCCCACCTACGACGGGGAGCGGTGGTTCACCGCCGTGCGCGACACCGTGAGCATGGTGGACACGCTCGCCGCCGAGCCGCGCTCCCTGTGGCGCGTGTCCCAGGTGGGCGGCACCGTGCTGAAGCTGGCCGTCGACGCGCAGCACCTGTCCTTCCTCGTCCTGCACCTCTCCCCGGGCCAGGACTTCGAGCGGCTGGAGCGCTGGAGCTACGTGCTGGCGGGCGGTCCCACCCTGCGCGGGCGCACGAACATGCCGGACCTGGCGGGAGCGCCGGACGCCCTCGCGCTCACGCCCGACGGCGAGGCGGTGGCCGGGCGCATCGCGGTGCCCGAAGGCGCGGGGGCCGGCCCCTGGTCCTACCTGGCCCCCATCGCCGCGCGGCGCTTCCACATCCCGTCCCCGCAGGGTGAGGAGCGCGTGGGCGCGGTGCTCGGGCAGGCCTGGAGCGTGACGCGCTTCCAGAAGGGCGAGCTGCACACGGCCGTCCTGCGCGACCTCGCCGGCCACACGCGCGCCACGGTGGAGTTCTCCGGCACCCCGCCCCAGGTCGTGCGCCTCACGGAGGAGTGGTGCGCCGTGCACGACCTGTTCGGCCGCGTGGTGTGGCTGGACCTGACGTCCGGTGAGGTCCACCGCGTGCCGGTGGTGTGA
- a CDS encoding SRPBCC family protein, with translation MSTTRIHHHLKAPRSSVYRALLDARAVATWMVPDGMTSHVHEFEPREGGAFRISLTYDAPTETGKTTAHTDTHHGRFVKLVPDEQVVEITEFETSDPALQGEMRITFTLTDAQDGGTDLVAVHEGLPSVVSSSDNELGWRMSLEKLARYVESPASA, from the coding sequence ATGAGCACGACCCGGATCCACCACCACCTGAAGGCGCCTCGCTCGAGCGTCTACCGCGCCCTGCTCGACGCCCGCGCGGTCGCGACGTGGATGGTGCCCGACGGCATGACCAGCCACGTGCACGAATTCGAGCCCCGCGAGGGCGGCGCGTTCCGCATCTCGCTCACCTACGACGCGCCCACGGAAACCGGCAAGACGACCGCGCACACCGACACGCATCACGGCCGCTTCGTGAAGCTCGTGCCAGACGAACAGGTCGTCGAGATTACCGAGTTCGAGACCTCCGACCCCGCGCTTCAGGGAGAGATGCGCATCACCTTCACGCTCACCGACGCGCAAGACGGCGGCACCGACCTCGTCGCCGTGCACGAAGGCCTTCCGTCCGTCGTGTCCTCCTCCGACAACGAACTGGGCTGGCGGATGTCCCTGGAGAAGCTTGCCCGGTACGTGGAGTCCCCCGCCTCAGCGTGA
- a CDS encoding bpX5 domain-containing protein yields the protein MEPPPEPAIAGLPVRWRPRALPLEPLGVAGVGPVALALGHRASRAEDAVLASWSGVAGPDVLVLLGSAASLPWVDGAVYLGRDPLAPALLLPCALEPDVAPSLLERALLAGQGDAPLAVLPMSGVLVSVGAAKPVARASLAAWLSATDVEAAS from the coding sequence ATGGAGCCGCCACCGGAACCGGCCATCGCGGGGCTCCCCGTGCGCTGGCGACCGCGAGCCCTGCCCCTGGAGCCCCTGGGCGTAGCGGGCGTGGGGCCCGTGGCGCTCGCGCTGGGACACCGCGCATCGCGGGCGGAGGACGCGGTGCTGGCGTCTTGGAGCGGGGTCGCCGGGCCGGACGTGCTCGTGCTGCTGGGGAGCGCCGCGTCGCTGCCCTGGGTGGACGGCGCGGTGTATCTGGGACGTGATCCGCTGGCGCCCGCGCTGTTGCTCCCCTGCGCGCTGGAGCCGGACGTGGCGCCTTCGCTGCTGGAGCGGGCGCTGCTGGCAGGGCAGGGTGATGCGCCGCTCGCGGTGCTGCCCATGTCCGGCGTGCTCGTCTCCGTGGGGGCGGCCAAGCCCGTTGCGCGTGCCTCTCTGGCCGCGTGGTTGTCCGCCACGGACGTGGAGGCTGCTTCGTGA
- a CDS encoding LysM peptidoglycan-binding domain-containing protein has protein sequence MSNYRIRPGDTLSALAQRFGTTVSKLAKDNNISNPDLIFSGNNLKIGHSGTSSFDSGGGRQGVRGGGTGNTGGVDVGGPTGAGPSNASATMRRLAEAGRAAAMGMGGYNSQGLCATGVSRAIRNAMGIGVSGNGNQIDNNLPRDKFKQVDMTLEEALKIPGLILTWEKTSSAAGSIYGHTAITSGDGHSSASDFIERNTTNNGRTGLKIFMPIN, from the coding sequence ATGTCCAACTACCGCATCCGTCCTGGCGACACCCTCTCCGCACTCGCGCAGCGCTTCGGCACCACCGTCTCGAAGCTGGCGAAGGACAACAACATCTCCAACCCGGACCTCATCTTCTCGGGCAACAACCTGAAGATTGGCCACTCGGGCACCAGCAGCTTCGACTCCGGTGGGGGACGTCAGGGTGTGCGCGGCGGCGGCACGGGGAACACGGGCGGCGTGGACGTGGGCGGCCCGACGGGCGCGGGTCCCAGCAACGCGAGCGCCACGATGCGCCGGCTGGCGGAAGCGGGCCGCGCGGCGGCGATGGGCATGGGCGGCTACAACAGCCAGGGCCTGTGCGCCACGGGCGTGAGCCGGGCCATCCGCAACGCGATGGGCATCGGCGTGTCGGGCAACGGCAACCAGATCGACAACAACCTGCCGCGCGACAAGTTCAAGCAGGTGGACATGACCCTGGAGGAGGCGCTGAAGATTCCGGGCCTCATCCTCACGTGGGAGAAGACCTCGTCGGCCGCGGGCAGCATCTACGGCCACACGGCCATCACCAGCGGTGACGGCCACTCGTCCGCCAGCGACTTCATCGAGCGCAACACGACGAACAACGGCCGCACCGGCCTCAAGATCTTCATGCCCATCAACTGA
- a CDS encoding response regulator, translating to MALGVRHLLLVEDDRTWREGVGRAASEAGFRVSSVSDGAEALHWLRHRPRAQHPDLILLDLVLPRLDGWELYGQLRTDSRLRHLTVMMMSTGSGTPDVPLQGVAGFLHKPPRPEALVEELAERLRQLPGRQEPPRMPYSLRLPDESLYALHALPAPVRHAVRVHLLRAAELSATELPLASSWLMALHSEQPLLLVTVEGVRVVLEVDDDACALTASMVIVPSHLRYS from the coding sequence ATGGCCCTGGGCGTCCGTCACCTGCTGCTGGTCGAGGACGATCGGACGTGGCGGGAAGGGGTGGGCCGGGCCGCGAGCGAAGCGGGCTTCCGGGTGTCGTCCGTGTCGGACGGCGCGGAGGCGCTGCACTGGCTGCGTCATCGCCCGCGCGCGCAGCACCCGGACCTCATCCTGTTGGACCTGGTGTTGCCCCGGCTGGATGGATGGGAGCTGTACGGCCAGCTGCGCACGGACTCGCGGCTGCGGCACCTGACGGTGATGATGATGTCCACGGGGAGCGGCACGCCGGACGTACCGCTGCAAGGGGTGGCGGGCTTCCTGCACAAGCCGCCGCGGCCGGAGGCGCTGGTGGAGGAGCTGGCGGAGCGGCTGCGCCAGCTGCCCGGGCGCCAGGAGCCGCCGCGCATGCCGTATTCGCTGCGGCTGCCCGACGAATCGCTCTACGCGCTGCACGCGCTGCCGGCCCCGGTCCGTCACGCGGTGCGCGTGCACCTGCTGCGCGCCGCGGAGCTGTCCGCCACGGAGCTGCCGCTGGCGTCGTCCTGGCTGATGGCGCTGCACAGCGAGCAGCCCCTGCTGCTGGTGACGGTGGAGGGCGTGCGCGTGGTGCTGGAGGTGGACGACGACGCCTGCGCGCTGACCGCGAGCATGGTCATCGTGCCCAGCCACCTGCGCTACTCCTGA
- a CDS encoding AAA family ATPase, which produces MSVSFEVAAAEVRDALTDASRGLVEREAMVELVALSAVAGEHLLVVGPPGTAKSEAVRRTARALGGGYFEYLLGRFTEPSEIFGPVDLRKLREGRVETETAGMLPEAEVAFLDEVFLGSTAILNTLLGLLNERTFRRGHTRIQCPLRVCVGASNALPEDDALAAFADRFLARIFVEPVPDPRLEELLEGGASLWADAAPRVASLESLDVVAHAARGADLGPVRPHLAQALRTLRAAGIALSDRRAVKVQRLVAAAAALAGRTTPGVADLWPLVYAVPTKEAQALARDVLRDVLSASENPALPAAALEASAGPLARAQRIAQAGHALLAARPEDGDAVAAWRLKLEGVAREMDAGFAPEALPEALRALRGAVAAVLEDASTRAA; this is translated from the coding sequence ATGTCCGTTTCTTTCGAGGTCGCGGCGGCCGAGGTCCGCGACGCGCTCACCGACGCAAGCCGGGGGCTGGTGGAGCGCGAGGCGATGGTGGAGCTGGTGGCGCTGTCGGCGGTGGCGGGCGAGCACCTGCTCGTCGTGGGGCCGCCGGGCACGGCCAAGAGCGAGGCGGTGCGCAGGACGGCGCGCGCCCTGGGCGGTGGCTACTTCGAATACCTGCTGGGGCGCTTCACGGAGCCGTCCGAAATCTTCGGGCCGGTGGACCTGCGCAAGCTGCGCGAGGGGCGGGTGGAGACGGAGACGGCGGGCATGCTGCCGGAGGCGGAGGTGGCCTTCCTGGACGAGGTCTTCCTGGGCTCCACCGCCATCCTCAACACGCTGCTGGGCCTGCTCAACGAGCGCACCTTCCGGCGAGGCCACACGCGCATCCAGTGTCCGCTGCGCGTGTGCGTGGGCGCGTCCAACGCGCTGCCGGAGGACGACGCGCTGGCCGCGTTCGCGGACCGCTTCCTCGCGCGCATCTTCGTGGAGCCGGTGCCCGACCCGCGCCTGGAGGAGCTGCTGGAGGGGGGCGCGTCGCTGTGGGCGGACGCGGCCCCGCGCGTGGCGTCGCTGGAGTCGCTGGACGTGGTGGCCCATGCGGCGCGAGGCGCGGACCTGGGGCCGGTGCGGCCGCACCTGGCGCAGGCGCTGCGGACGCTGCGCGCGGCGGGCATCGCGCTGTCGGACCGGCGGGCGGTGAAGGTGCAGCGGCTGGTGGCGGCGGCGGCGGCGCTGGCGGGGCGGACGACGCCGGGCGTGGCGGACCTGTGGCCGCTCGTCTACGCGGTGCCCACGAAGGAGGCGCAGGCGCTGGCGCGCGACGTGCTGCGCGACGTGCTGTCCGCGTCGGAGAACCCCGCGCTGCCGGCCGCGGCGCTGGAGGCGAGCGCGGGGCCCCTGGCCCGGGCCCAGCGCATCGCGCAGGCGGGGCACGCGTTGCTGGCGGCCCGGCCCGAGGACGGGGACGCGGTGGCCGCGTGGCGGCTCAAGCTGGAGGGCGTGGCGCGCGAGATGGACGCGGGCTTCGCGCCGGAAGCGCTGCCGGAGGCGTTGCGCGCGCTGCGCGGCGCGGTGGCGGCGGTGCTGGAGGACGCGAGCACTCGCGCGGCGTGA